TGGTTCTTGATTTTAAACCAATCATCGGCCGAATCACTCGGAATCACTTTCTTTCATCCAAGCAACACTATATGAGCTAGACCTTACCACACACCACAAGTCACTGAGAAGTGGCCTTTGTTCTCTTTTGGCCTAGGCCCCTGAAACTTCTGCACTCTTGGAACTCCTCTTTTAGGAGTAATGAAAATTCTCCTAATTGTATGTTTCTGAGAGTCTGACAGACTATATTCAAAATGACTTGAGATCATCTAACGCAGGAAGTCAAAACGCTGGAAGAAGCGTGAAGCAGGCCTTTTGGTTTTATGCATCCAGAGTCAATTGGCAAACCGCAGTCATCTCCTAATGAGTTACGGGATTCATGCAGCTACAGAAGAGACCAGTGTAACCTCAGTCACCAGCTTTTTCAAGGACTCGATAACCTGCTCCTTTTGACAAAAACACTTGTACGAAATAAGAGATGTGGAATTTTAATGTCAGTCACTGTCAAGTCATTGGCATggcattttttctctttcctttctccccATAACTCTGCGTTGAAAGAAAGAGTAGGAGTGTCCGTTTGTGATCAGATGCCAAAAAGTAGGGGAGAATGTTAGCATTAAGAATCATCAGTGCATCTCTGCCAGCACTGGGGCTATGAAGTAAAATTAAAGCGGTTTTATCTTCTCTTTATGCCTGCCAAAAGCAGGAAATCATGAAAATGGAGAACAGCAGGACTAAGTCACCTTTGGTTCAGTTTAGACTACATGTTCTGTTGGATGTCTGAGCTCTACTCATCTGAGGATGTGTGCAGTGATATTTGCTGTTTGAGTTTCtcacagtgtttctgtttgtctgatcTGTTCACTCagatgaatctctctctctacctgtctgtccatctctttctctctctttctcatagaATTATCTTGGGGCTGTTCTGAATGATGCAGTAGTACTGTTAACCCAGGACCTGAACCCAGTCTATGTCCACTGTTTCCTCCTGTAGGATGAGCTCCTCCTCTGGGAGAGAAGCTGAGCCTGACTCCCCTGGGCTGCAGTTTCAAGAGGTGGGCTCTATGGACAGCCAGGCCGTCTGTGTACCATCCCTGTATGCTGATGGAAACCAAGACTACACTCAAGAGTACGCTCATGGCAGCTTGTCCTTCTACTATCCATCTTTGTTGGATTTTAGCCAGCCACCCATGTCCAAaagcccctctctcttttggccCCCGACTGCCCCTCAGAGCATGCCTACACTCACCCTGCATTGCCCTCCTCCACTTGTGTACCCTGACCCCCCCACCTTCCCCCCTTGGCCAGAGGCTGAAGACCACACCCAGGGTGAGGGCAGGTGAGTGTTCTAACACATCCAGTTCACTTTagctctgttttatttgtatagagtatttgtatttgtggttTAGGGGCAGTCTAACAAGCAACCAGGGTGGCTGGCAGACAGGCGGAGAAGAAGATAGTAAAATgtatagagagagggagggagggagacagagagagagaggcattagTGCTTGTATTTGCTAATTACAGAGATTTTGATGCCATAGGCAGcttatgtacatacatatacacagatttCAAGCAACAGTTCCTGGTTATGGAGGAAGGCAGGTATACATTAGAGGGcccctccctttcctttccCATGTGTTTTTCTAAGGCATCTCCACACTGGGTTACGGTGGCAGTAGCAACTAGAATGGACAGAAGTTCTAGTTAGAGAATCAGACTTCAATCAAAGATTATGGTTAGAGAATCAGGCCCTGATCAGTTATATCTCCTTTCAGTATTATTTATTAACAAAATGGTCAAGGATTAGccagtaaaatgaaatgagcTTTGGAATAGTTTTTATAGTCCTGAGATGGATgggtacgcacacacacagaaacacaaaacacacagaaacacacacacacgcacacagagccttgtgattttaatgtgtgtacgtgtgtgtgtgtgtgtgtgtgtgtgtgtgcgtgtgtgcatgcacttgtgtatgtgtgtgcgtgtgtgtgtgtgtgaacctgtgtgtgtgatccgTGGAAATGAGTGGACaataaaagagaacaaattATAATGTGACACTAACAGGCTTTTGCACAGACACTAATAGAATTTTATGGTACATTAAAAGTGATAGTTAATGAGTGTTTTATGTTACATGACACATGAACAGTCCTGGCActacttacaatttacaatttacaatttagcatttggcaaacgcttttagccaaagcgacttacaatcagtgcatcagtcggattcccaATACcacataagcagacatcgcaataagactgagcgtcaatttactccttcgtattgcgccccggAATACTTTGAcgaacatagatacaagacaaggtttcttctttttttttttttttttttttttttaaggaaggggaggttaggcagtgggggataggtgggttctgaagaggtgggttttcagtttcctgcggaagatggtgagggattctgcagtcctaactgtatgagggaggtcgttccaccaccgtgGGGCAATGGCacagaagaggcgtggtcgggaggaggggctgccgggttcccgaagtgaggggaccgtcggctgaccagaggtcgtagagtggagggttctagtaggggtatacggagttattagggactgaaggtatgatggggtggagcctcttgttgcctggtaggccagttccagtgtcttgaattggatgtgggcagctaccgaaagccagtggagcgcagtaagcagtggagtgacatgagagtgcttagggaggttgaataccaggtgtgcagcggcgttctgcacgagctggagtggcctgatggcgcaggtcggtaagccagccagtagaacgttgcagtagtccaggcgggagatggcgcttggaccaggagctgggtcgccttggaccaggagctgggtcgtaCTTGTTGTCCATGTGCTTgccctgtcctctgtgtttacctgactTATCACTtgtttctgactctctctctctctctctctctctctctctctctccctctccctcacactccctctccctctctccctcacacactctctctctctccccctctccctctccctctttctctctctcatgctctttgtctttttctctctctctctctctctctccccctctccctcacactccctctccctctctccctcactctctctctctctccccctctccctctccctctttctctctctcatgctctttgtctctctctctctctctctctctctctctctcactctttctctccctctcctccctcctagTTCTCTAATGAGACAGAAGACTAAGGTAATGGCAAAGAAGTTGGAGGAGGGTAAGGAGGGGCAgaactcctcctcctcctcctcctcctcctcagaggcTATGGGGAGGAAGGACACACACTTCTGTGCGGTGTGCCATGACTATGCTTCAGGTTATCACTACGGCGTGTGGTCGTGTGAGGGATGCAAGGCCTTCTTCAAGCGAAGTATCCAAGGTAACGGAAAACCCCAATCTCTGTTCCAAATTACATTACGGCCACCTCTTCCAACCTTGATCATTTCACTAAATCAGATCTACTTTTTGCAAAATCAGATCTTTTTGCCAAAATTGATTCACTGCCTACCGAAATAGTTTTATCTCTTGTCTTGAAAATCATTCAGAATTCACAGAGGTTATGCATGTGCCaaagtgtgtgtagtctgtgtagattttttttgcggggggggggggggggggggggctcttctTTATTAATGAGTAGAGCTGCAATTAATCTGTTTTAGTACCTggtcacacatacatacatacacacacacaaacatgcacgcacgcgcagaaccaaaaaaaaacaaccctagagcactctgttctctgagatTTTCTGACAGCCTTTGGTGTGAATTTGATTTCACTTCACATACTTCCACAtttgaagaggagaaaaaaactgacCCACCCTCCAGGGTGGGGgaaaccaaaaatgaaaaggaatacTGTTGTCATATTATCCCAATGAGGTATTAAGGATAACCACAGATAACCACAGGGATTAGCTGTGTTGTCATGGAGAACGTGGTCTCATAATCTTAAAATGAGTCGGCACATATGTACACTacattcaagattcaagaattTATTCACATGCTTAATTGTAAAAGTACCACGGCAGTGCTATTCATAGCACGTGCATTACATgctatgaatgaatgaatgaatgaaactttGAAGGAAGCTTtgattgttttcattgttttatgctcatttttaaaatacatccTGATTGTGTGGTAATTGGCTGTCTGATTTAACTCttgctgtctttttcttttctttacttttctgttcttttcttttttgaaacaATGAATGGAACAACTGTCCTTTTTCTGAAAGGACACAATGGCTACATCTGCCCAGCTACCAACCAGTGTACCATTGACAAGAATCGCCGCAAGAGCTGCCAAGCCTGTCGGCTACGTAAGTGCTATGAAGTGGGCATGATGAAGTGTGGTACGTAGCCTTTTTCAACTCCCAAAGCACAAACATACTTTTATGCTTTGTGAGTATCTTCATGTTCTAGaactttacaaaaaagaaagaaaattctaGAATCTGAAGATGCACCCAGAGCTACTGATCTGTGTTAGCAATGGCaagaacatatttttttgtcttcttttaacTTTATAATATGACTTTTTAATGTGAATTGAACCATACAGTGTCACGCTGAAGTGACAGCATTTGACTCTCTCAGCTTCATAGTAGACAAGGACGAACGGACTGAGAGGCACTGGGTTAGGCAGTGGGTGGGTTGAGCATTAACCTGACATTTGGTTAATATGAGTAAAATCAGACTTCAGGATAAGACTCATGAACTGAAAAGTCAGCggctttcttttgttgtttatttgtttattactgCTTTTGTTTCCATTAGGCGTAAGACGGGAACGCTGCAATTACCAGGCTGTGTCACGACATCGCCGAATGGCTCAGACACACCACAACTCCAGAGGCATCatggaggtcagaggtcacttaCAGCGAGGAGCCCGCGGTCGGTTCCTCATGCCGCACCCTCTCACACGACCCTCCAACAAGCCAAACGGGCACTGTTCAACACTGACCCCAGAACAGCTGGTGTCCTGCATTCTGGAGGCAGAGCCTCCGCAGATCTATCTGAGGGAGAAGCTGAAGAAACCCTACACAGAGGCCAGCATAATGATGTCACTGACGAACCTGGCCGACAGAGAGCTGGTCCTCATGATCAGCTGGGCCAAGAAGATCCctggtgagtgtgtatgtgagagccAGTGtcgagctgagtgtgtgtgtgtgagagccagCATTGAGgtgagtgcgtgtttgtgagaGCCAGCAtcgaggtgagtgtgtgtgtgagagacaacatcaaggtgagtgtgtttgtgagagccAGCGTGGAGATTGTGAACCTGAAGTGGGCAGTAACAGGTAGCCAGTGGAGGGTGACAAAAAGAGGACTTAACTTCATTGATCTCTCTAGAGTTCAACTGTCTCCTCTATCTGAGGAactcatctgtttatttacacactTACATTGTGCTCTGTGTCCCGTGTTCCTGACTGGAACATGCTGGGccgggaaaaacacacacacgctcatgaacactcacgcacacacacacacacacacacacacacacacacacacacacagatacgcacacacacacacacacacacacacacacgctcatgaacactcacacacacacacacacacacacagacacacacacacacacacacacacacacacacacacacagatacgcacacacacacacacacacgctcatgaacactcacacacacacacacatacacacacacacacaaatagcgAATATCTccttctgtcactctgtttctccgttttctttcctttttactgtttttctctccagacAGGCATAAGTCTTGGTACAggtttgcttgtgtgtgctttCACTGTGAGTGGTGAACAAATCACAAACCATATTTAACTGGTTTATTTTTACCACCCCAGACACCAGGTTCTATTGCTGTTTATGTTTTCTGATGGAGAGTAGTAATGCTatgagagtgtagtgtgtgtgttccttggTTTCCACTGTAAACACAGGAGTTGAGATGAGTGGTTTTGTTGTGGTTATAAGGCTGTTGTCCTTAGGAAAGTACAGTTTTTACTGATGTGTGGGAACACGCTGAACATGGAAGTATAGTGGTAGTCAAATCTATTATGTGACAATTTGTTAAAATTCATAGCTGTGCAGTCATTCAGTTGACCCATGGATAACCACCAGACAAGTCAAGCAgattgtgtgtacgtgtatgaaCATGTGCGTATTTGTGCATACTTGTGCATATCTGTGCgtatgctgagtgtgtgtgtgtgtgtgtgtgtctgtgcgtgcatgtatgtgtatgtttatgagaCAAAAAGACTGTTAAAACACAACTTGGGAAATCGATAGACTGTATGATAGTGAATTTTCTCCTTGCAGAATTTGATGTAAGCTTTGTTTTCATGTCCTTGGCTCTAattttgtctgtgagtgtcagggCAGGGCGGagtctctctgattggttcttAGAATCTGCTTTTTTAGAGGGTCTTCGACATTGTCCCAGATACCTCCTGAATGGCGCCTAAGCATTATAACGGAGCCATACTCTGGTGGAAGTCCTTGGAAGAGCCTGAATGAGTCTTTTGATGGCTTTTCTCTTGATTTGAGAATGCCCTTAATGGCATTGCCTTAGCTGTGGAATTCACTCCCCTGCCTGCTGAGAACAGGAGAAAGATGCTTTTTCATCACCGCTTTTTAATCCTCTTCAGTACCCACTTTGAGCAGATTGTTAGGGCTGCCTCCCTTTTCTCACTCATGCTGTTCAGAGATGCTTATGTGTATTCTGCTGTAGACTACACCCCGATCCTGGCTCTTTGTTCTTCGTTTTCTGTCTGACTCAGGACAGCTCTGTCTTGTAGTGACGTCACCAGGGGTTTCACACTTTATTTCAGCTGTGTTCATTCCCTCTGATGTGGTGTTAGTTTTGTGCCTTTGATGAGCAGACAAGGCTGAGAGGAGTTCAGAGAGTTTGAACACTGAGTGGTGTTAGCAATTATGCTATTCACTAAAGGAAATGCTGACTTTCACAATAGTCTCTTCTTACCAGtcactctatttctctctaggggtgtgtgtgagtgtgtgtgtgtgtgtgtttctgagtatgtttgtgtgtgtctgtgcgtgtgtgtgtgtgtgcgtgtgcgtgtgtgtgcatgcttgtgtatTTTACAGAGTGCTTTTAATGTTTGTGAAATTCTGTAGTGCTGTTCCATGGTAATTACTACAATAGCCCCAGTTAACCTTGGTGTGTTCCCATAGACTAGTTTCTCACCAGTCTCAccgtgcaagtgtgtgtttgtatgtatgtgtgtgtgtgtgtatgtttgttttaggGTATTTGTGggcatatttgtgtgtatttgtgtgtgtttgtttgtatgtgtgtgtttgtttttgggtttttgtggGTAtttgtgggcatgtgtgtgcatgtgtttgtgggtgtgtgtgcgtgcacgcgtgtgtatgtgcaggttTGGATGTATGTGCACTGA
This sequence is a window from Chanos chanos chromosome 4, fChaCha1.1, whole genome shotgun sequence. Protein-coding genes within it:
- the esr2b gene encoding estrogen receptor 2b isoform X3, coding for MSSSSGREAEPDSPGLQFQEVGSMDSQAVCVPSLYADGNQDYTQDSLMRQKTKVMAKKLEEGKEGQNSSSSSSSSSEAMGRKDTHFCAVCHDYASGYHYGVWSCEGCKAFFKRSIQGHNGYICPATNQCTIDKNRRKSCQACRLRKCYEVGMMKCGVRRERCNYQAVSRHRRMAQTHHNSRGIMEVRGHLQRGARGRFLMPHPLTRPSNKPNGHCSTLTPEQLVSCILEAEPPQIYLREKLKKPYTEASIMMSLTNLADRELVLMISWAKKIPGFVELCLADQVHLLECCWLEVLMMGLMWRSVDHPGKLIFSPDLKLNREEGSCVEGIMEIFDMLLAATSRFRELKLQREEYVCLKAMILLNSNLCTSCPVSVEEVESRNKLLRLLDTVTEALMWAISKTGLSTHQQSTRLAHLLMLLSHIRHLSNKGMEHLSSMKRKNVVLLYDLLLEMLDANTAHNSRISTSNNCSPSQPAALLVSDSALNTQSPPTQQNTTPDPEKNKRAESNPQPRQASPEALGPVGLSVYFSPNQQDMAAV
- the esr2b gene encoding estrogen receptor 2b isoform X2, which gives rise to MSSSSGREAEPDSPGLQFQEVGSMDSQAVCVPSLYADGNQDYTQEYAHGSLSFYYPSLLDFSQPPMSKSPSLFWPPTAPQSMPTLTLHCPPPLVYPDPPTFPPWPEAEDHTQGEGSSLMRQKTKVMAKKLEEGKEGQNSSSSSSSSSEAMGRKDTHFCAVCHDYASGYHYGVWSCEGCKAFFKRSIQGHNGYICPATNQCTIDKNRRKSCQACRLRVRRERCNYQAVSRHRRMAQTHHNSRGIMEVRGHLQRGARGRFLMPHPLTRPSNKPNGHCSTLTPEQLVSCILEAEPPQIYLREKLKKPYTEASIMMSLTNLADRELVLMISWAKKIPGFVELCLADQVHLLECCWLEVLMMGLMWRSVDHPGKLIFSPDLKLNREEGSCVEGIMEIFDMLLAATSRFRELKLQREEYVCLKAMILLNSNLCTSCPVSVEEVESRNKLLRLLDTVTEALMWAISKTGLSTHQQSTRLAHLLMLLSHIRHLSNKGMEHLSSMKRKNVVLLYDLLLEMLDANTAHNSRISTSNNCSPSQPAALLVSDSALNTQSPPTQQNTTPDPEKNKRAESNPQPRQASPEALGPVGLSVYFSPNQQDMAAV
- the esr2b gene encoding estrogen receptor 2b isoform X1, with the translated sequence MSSSSGREAEPDSPGLQFQEVGSMDSQAVCVPSLYADGNQDYTQEYAHGSLSFYYPSLLDFSQPPMSKSPSLFWPPTAPQSMPTLTLHCPPPLVYPDPPTFPPWPEAEDHTQGEGSSLMRQKTKVMAKKLEEGKEGQNSSSSSSSSSEAMGRKDTHFCAVCHDYASGYHYGVWSCEGCKAFFKRSIQGHNGYICPATNQCTIDKNRRKSCQACRLRKCYEVGMMKCGVRRERCNYQAVSRHRRMAQTHHNSRGIMEVRGHLQRGARGRFLMPHPLTRPSNKPNGHCSTLTPEQLVSCILEAEPPQIYLREKLKKPYTEASIMMSLTNLADRELVLMISWAKKIPGFVELCLADQVHLLECCWLEVLMMGLMWRSVDHPGKLIFSPDLKLNREEGSCVEGIMEIFDMLLAATSRFRELKLQREEYVCLKAMILLNSNLCTSCPVSVEEVESRNKLLRLLDTVTEALMWAISKTGLSTHQQSTRLAHLLMLLSHIRHLSNKGMEHLSSMKRKNVVLLYDLLLEMLDANTAHNSRISTSNNCSPSQPAALLVSDSALNTQSPPTQQNTTPDPEKNKRAESNPQPRQASPEALGPVGLSVYFSPNQQDMAAV